Proteins encoded together in one Candidatus Binataceae bacterium window:
- a CDS encoding CmcJ/NvfI family oxidoreductase, whose product METGHIEGLLSYLDNNGERPFVYLYEPPSGVPMRSRGNIKHTMKVYDGRQVADRLTLDGQGFAFVHHVSKVVNFYDPAEVERVYYPEVAQLVKDVTGAVRVQVFDHNVRCRPMAKEGINGAREPVKFAHNDYTLKSGPQRVRDLMGEEAEELLKHRFAEINVWRPIRGPVEETPLAVCDAQSMTLKDFVATDLKYRDRTGEVYSVAYNPTHRWYYFPQMKRDEALLLKCYDSAEDGRARFTAHTGFDDPTSPPDAAPRESIEARMLLFFAE is encoded by the coding sequence ATGGAAACCGGGCATATCGAGGGACTGTTGAGTTACCTCGACAACAATGGCGAGCGCCCGTTCGTTTATCTCTACGAGCCGCCTTCAGGCGTACCGATGCGTTCGCGCGGCAATATCAAACATACGATGAAGGTCTATGACGGGCGGCAGGTCGCCGATCGCCTGACGCTCGACGGCCAGGGTTTCGCCTTCGTGCATCATGTCAGCAAGGTCGTGAACTTCTATGATCCGGCTGAAGTCGAGCGGGTCTACTATCCTGAAGTCGCGCAGCTGGTTAAGGACGTAACCGGTGCCGTGCGCGTACAGGTCTTCGATCATAACGTGCGCTGCCGTCCGATGGCCAAAGAGGGGATCAACGGCGCGCGCGAGCCAGTCAAATTCGCGCACAACGACTACACGCTCAAATCCGGGCCGCAGCGCGTGCGCGACCTGATGGGTGAGGAGGCCGAAGAGCTACTCAAACATCGGTTCGCCGAGATCAACGTCTGGCGGCCGATTCGCGGTCCCGTCGAGGAGACCCCCCTCGCCGTTTGCGACGCCCAGAGCATGACGCTCAAGGACTTTGTCGCGACCGATCTAAAATATCGCGATCGCACGGGCGAGGTCTATTCGGTCGCCTACAACCCGACCCATCGCTGGTACTACTTTCCGCAGATGAAGCGTGACGAGGCGCTGCTGCTCAAATGCTATGACTCGGCGGAGGATGGGCGCGCGCGCTTCACCGCCCATACCGGCTTCGATGATCCGACCAGTCCGCCCGATGCCGCACCGCGCGAGAGTATCGAAGCGCGGATGCTGCTGTTCTTCGCGGAGTAA
- a CDS encoding amidohydrolase family protein: MPEFDLVVKNGMIVDGTRAPRFRDDIAIKDGKVAKIGRTQAHEAKQVIEADGLIVAPGFIDLHTHYDAQIFWDPYLTLSGWHGITSVVIGNCGFGFAPVHKADVERAMLTMVRTEAIPFASMKAAMAPQWDWETYPQFMDKLDQLPKGVNLLPSVPMNPVLGYVMGIEESKTGRLPTEQEHAEMRRILNEAMDAGACGWSAQRLKPDGPSSVQRDYDGSPMNTDIMHDATCIEMAKVLGARGQGHQELTLVSWDPKEDAKHFELLAEISRRPIMYQAVATQDRFPHRHRNTLKWLERCRQKGLRVYGQGITTDAGLSFTFEDWNLFDDSDAWREATTGTVAERKEKLGDPRRREGLKAQMPRESLITSYFDQIIITDCTKPENKSLEGLTLRKAAAQTGKHPVDVMLDIAASEDLKTEFFAPAVNQDMTLMKDLIDNPAIPFGVSDGGAHTKFLTAGRFPTEGIVKYCREKEWLSLEDIHWRLSALPAFIAGFKDRGFLREGAPADMVVYDFDKLAVKPIEIVHDLPGNEWRRVQKAEGYRWIIVNGESTFKDGECTGATSGKLLRHGVGV; this comes from the coding sequence ATGCCAGAATTCGACTTAGTGGTGAAGAACGGGATGATCGTGGACGGAACGCGGGCGCCGCGCTTCCGCGATGACATCGCGATCAAAGACGGCAAGGTCGCGAAGATCGGCCGAACTCAGGCGCACGAAGCAAAGCAGGTGATCGAGGCCGACGGGCTGATCGTGGCGCCGGGCTTTATCGACTTGCACACGCATTACGATGCGCAGATTTTCTGGGATCCCTACCTGACGCTCTCGGGCTGGCATGGCATCACTTCGGTGGTGATCGGAAATTGTGGTTTCGGCTTTGCGCCGGTGCACAAGGCGGATGTCGAGCGGGCGATGCTGACGATGGTCCGCACCGAGGCGATCCCATTTGCCTCGATGAAGGCGGCGATGGCGCCGCAGTGGGACTGGGAAACCTATCCGCAGTTCATGGACAAGCTGGATCAGCTGCCGAAGGGGGTCAACCTGCTGCCGTCGGTGCCGATGAATCCGGTGTTGGGCTACGTGATGGGCATCGAGGAGTCGAAGACCGGACGGCTGCCGACTGAGCAGGAGCACGCAGAGATGCGGCGTATCCTGAATGAGGCGATGGACGCCGGGGCCTGCGGCTGGTCTGCGCAGCGGCTCAAGCCGGATGGGCCGTCGTCGGTGCAGCGCGATTACGATGGCTCGCCGATGAACACCGACATCATGCACGACGCGACCTGCATCGAGATGGCGAAGGTGCTCGGGGCGCGTGGCCAAGGTCATCAAGAGCTCACGCTGGTGAGCTGGGATCCGAAGGAAGACGCGAAGCATTTCGAGCTGTTGGCAGAGATCAGCCGGCGGCCGATTATGTACCAGGCGGTGGCGACGCAGGATCGTTTTCCGCATCGTCATCGGAACACGCTGAAGTGGCTCGAGCGCTGCCGGCAGAAGGGGCTGCGGGTTTACGGGCAGGGCATCACGACTGACGCCGGGTTGAGCTTCACATTTGAGGACTGGAACCTGTTTGACGATTCAGACGCGTGGCGCGAAGCGACCACCGGCACGGTGGCGGAGCGCAAGGAGAAGTTGGGCGATCCGCGGCGTCGCGAGGGGCTGAAGGCGCAGATGCCGCGCGAGAGTCTGATCACGAGTTACTTTGATCAGATCATCATCACGGATTGCACCAAGCCCGAGAATAAGAGCCTCGAGGGTCTGACGCTGCGCAAGGCCGCGGCGCAAACCGGCAAGCATCCGGTGGATGTGATGCTGGACATCGCGGCGTCGGAAGACCTCAAGACCGAGTTCTTCGCGCCCGCGGTGAATCAGGACATGACGCTGATGAAAGACCTGATCGACAACCCGGCGATTCCGTTTGGGGTGAGCGACGGTGGTGCGCATACGAAGTTCCTGACCGCGGGGCGCTTCCCGACGGAAGGCATCGTGAAGTACTGCCGCGAAAAGGAGTGGCTGTCACTCGAGGACATTCACTGGCGGTTGAGCGCACTGCCGGCCTTTATCGCGGGCTTCAAGGATCGCGGTTTTCTGCGCGAGGGCGCGCCGGCCGACATGGTTGTTTATGATTTCGACAAGCTCGCGGTGAAGCCGATCGAGATCGTGCATGACCTGCCGGGCAACGAGTGGCGGCGGGTGCAGAAAGCGGAAGGCTATCGCTGGATCATTGTCAATGGCGAGAGCACCTTCAAGGACGGTGAGTGCACGGGCGCGACTTCCGGCAAGCTGCTGCGTCACGGGGTCGGGGTTTAA
- a CDS encoding carboxymuconolactone decarboxylase family protein, with translation MGRLPYVTRNELAEADRGVWDDFVKSRGSEPMHIHRTVANAPKLLRRFVALADECRNGTALDPKLRELALMTVGRLTGAEYEFVHHWNISLRAGVRREQLEQLADYAASPVFDANERAVMRYAEEATRNVRVSELTFDALRDFLDNRRIMELVMNVALYNAVARVIVPCAIELEAGAKKD, from the coding sequence ATGGGACGATTGCCTTACGTGACGCGCAACGAATTGGCCGAAGCTGACCGCGGCGTCTGGGACGACTTTGTCAAAAGCCGCGGGAGCGAGCCGATGCATATCCATCGCACGGTCGCCAACGCGCCGAAGCTGTTGCGGCGCTTCGTCGCGCTCGCCGATGAGTGTCGCAACGGCACCGCGCTCGATCCGAAGCTGCGGGAGCTGGCGTTGATGACGGTCGGGCGGCTGACTGGGGCGGAATACGAGTTCGTGCATCACTGGAATATTTCGTTGCGGGCGGGAGTGCGGCGCGAGCAGCTCGAACAGCTCGCGGATTACGCGGCCTCGCCCGTGTTCGACGCCAACGAGCGCGCCGTGATGCGCTATGCCGAGGAGGCGACGCGCAACGTCCGCGTGAGCGAGCTGACCTTTGATGCGCTGCGCGATTTTCTCGACAACCGGCGCATCATGGAGCTGGTGATGAACGTCGCGCTCTACAATGCGGTGGCGCGGGTGATCGTGCCATGCGCCATCGAGCTCGAGGCTGGCGCGAAAAAGGACTGA
- a CDS encoding ABATE domain-containing protein — protein MKDVVAEGMNGGRGGGNGARGEVIAGPTPQLCMDFANTLAWRGSATAESLHNIKELIDWAASTGCLTTRQAAAALAWARKSPAPAGLMLAQALGLREALYATFARLARGGEPSRDAIAQLNRALDEAPARRVLAAERSRIGWRIERDLTSVAELLAPVLWSAADVLAGRQTARLRLCANPKCLWLFVDDSKSGTRRWCSMQACGNRAKAHSHYLRKKSE, from the coding sequence ATGAAAGATGTCGTGGCGGAGGGGATGAACGGTGGGCGCGGCGGGGGCAACGGCGCGCGCGGCGAGGTGATCGCCGGACCCACCCCGCAGCTCTGCATGGACTTCGCCAACACGCTGGCTTGGCGCGGCAGCGCGACGGCCGAATCGCTGCACAACATCAAAGAGTTGATCGATTGGGCGGCCAGCACAGGATGCCTCACGACGCGGCAGGCGGCCGCGGCGCTGGCGTGGGCGCGCAAGTCGCCCGCGCCGGCGGGCCTGATGCTGGCGCAGGCGCTCGGGCTCCGTGAAGCGCTTTACGCGACGTTCGCGCGGCTGGCCAGAGGGGGCGAGCCCAGCCGCGACGCGATCGCGCAGCTCAACCGCGCCCTCGACGAGGCGCCGGCGCGCCGGGTGCTCGCAGCCGAACGTTCCCGCATCGGCTGGCGGATCGAACGCGATTTGACGAGCGTCGCCGAATTGCTTGCACCGGTGCTATGGTCGGCGGCGGACGTGCTGGCCGGACGCCAGACCGCTCGCCTCCGCCTCTGCGCCAACCCGAAGTGTCTCTGGCTGTTTGTCGACGACAGCAAGAGCGGGACGCGGCGCTGGTGCTCGATGCAGGCCTGCGGGAATCGCGCGAAGGCCCACAGCCACTATCTGCGCAAGAAGTCCGAGTAA
- a CDS encoding VOC family protein translates to MIEHLSFGVKDLARARRFYDAAFKALGYGCVAEFPGAAGYGPAGADAGGAGLWLMAVEHPVAADEKSGLHLCLAAPNRAAVDAFHAAAVANGGRDNGQPGLRKDYGDNYYAAFAIDPDGYRLEAYCGKA, encoded by the coding sequence ATGATCGAGCACCTTTCGTTTGGAGTGAAGGATCTGGCGCGGGCCCGGCGCTTTTACGACGCCGCGTTCAAGGCGCTCGGCTACGGCTGCGTCGCCGAGTTTCCCGGCGCCGCCGGCTATGGTCCGGCGGGCGCCGATGCCGGCGGGGCGGGCCTCTGGCTGATGGCGGTCGAGCACCCGGTCGCGGCCGACGAGAAATCCGGCCTGCACCTCTGTCTGGCCGCGCCCAACCGCGCCGCAGTCGACGCCTTCCACGCGGCGGCCGTCGCCAACGGCGGTCGCGACAACGGCCAGCCGGGCCTGCGCAAGGACTACGGTGACAACTACTATGCCGCCTTCGCGATCGATCCCGACGGCTACCGGCTCGAGGCTTACTGCGGCAAGGCCTGA
- the ilvB gene encoding biosynthetic-type acetolactate synthase large subunit, producing MKKLTGAQIIIESLIAEGADVIFGYPGGAILPTYDALLDSKLRHVLVRHEQGATHMAEGYARVSGRPGVVIVTSGPGATNAVTGIADAYMDSTPLVVISGQVGTALIGNDAFQEVDFVGITRPCTKHNYLVKDVKDLGRAVKEAFYIAGSGRPGPVVVDVPKDVQQALCEFEPTEPVERRGYKPTMKGNPRQIERAIEAIEQSEKPLFYVGGGVQWSGAAPELAQLVRGLGIPTTETLMGLGSFPASDPLCLGMLGMHGSYGTNNAVCNTDCLIAVGARFDDRVTGRIADFAPKAKTIIHMDIDPSSISKNVRVDIPIVGDIKTVLIDMLEVVRARESIGRRKAAWSAWHQQILEWKRAKPLYENGHDRAREAVSPMHVIEELHTLTKGDCIIATDVGQHQMWIAQLFPFERPRSLLTSGGLGTMGYGLPAGIGAKFAAPDRNVVVVSGDGSIQMNIQELGTAVQYNVDIKVIILNNYYLGMVRQWQERFYAERYSYSAMSVPNFVKLADAYGAKGFRIEKSKDLAATMKEAFATPGPVLIDIVIPKEELVMPMMPPGGAMSEMLFA from the coding sequence ATGAAAAAACTGACCGGCGCCCAGATCATAATCGAAAGCCTCATCGCTGAGGGCGCCGACGTTATTTTCGGCTATCCGGGCGGCGCGATTCTACCGACCTACGACGCGCTGCTCGACTCGAAGCTGCGTCATGTCCTCGTACGTCACGAGCAGGGCGCGACGCACATGGCCGAAGGCTATGCGCGCGTCAGCGGACGGCCGGGTGTGGTGATCGTAACGTCGGGTCCGGGGGCGACCAATGCCGTCACCGGGATCGCCGACGCCTACATGGATTCGACCCCGCTGGTGGTGATCTCCGGTCAGGTCGGTACGGCGCTGATCGGCAACGACGCTTTTCAGGAGGTGGACTTCGTCGGTATCACGCGTCCCTGCACCAAGCACAACTACCTCGTAAAGGACGTTAAGGATCTCGGGCGCGCGGTCAAAGAGGCTTTCTATATCGCGGGCAGCGGTCGTCCCGGCCCGGTGGTAGTCGATGTACCGAAGGATGTCCAGCAGGCGCTGTGTGAGTTCGAGCCTACTGAACCGGTCGAGCGGCGCGGTTACAAGCCGACCATGAAGGGTAATCCGCGCCAGATCGAGCGCGCGATCGAGGCGATCGAGCAGAGCGAAAAACCGCTCTTCTACGTAGGCGGCGGCGTGCAGTGGTCAGGCGCGGCGCCGGAGCTCGCCCAGTTGGTGCGCGGCCTCGGCATCCCGACCACGGAAACCCTGATGGGCCTCGGCTCCTTTCCGGCGTCCGACCCGCTCTGCCTCGGGATGCTCGGGATGCACGGCTCCTACGGCACCAACAACGCCGTCTGCAACACCGATTGCCTGATCGCGGTGGGCGCGCGTTTCGACGATCGCGTCACCGGGCGCATCGCCGACTTCGCGCCCAAGGCCAAGACCATCATCCACATGGATATCGATCCGTCGTCGATCTCGAAGAACGTCCGCGTCGATATTCCTATCGTCGGGGATATCAAAACGGTGCTCATCGACATGCTCGAGGTGGTGCGCGCGCGCGAGAGTATCGGTCGGCGCAAGGCCGCCTGGTCGGCGTGGCATCAGCAGATTCTCGAATGGAAACGCGCGAAGCCGCTCTATGAAAACGGCCACGACCGTGCGCGCGAGGCGGTCTCACCGATGCACGTGATCGAGGAGCTGCACACCCTGACCAAGGGCGATTGCATCATCGCGACCGACGTTGGGCAGCATCAGATGTGGATCGCGCAGCTCTTCCCGTTCGAGCGGCCGCGCTCGCTGCTGACCTCGGGCGGCCTCGGCACGATGGGCTACGGGCTGCCGGCCGGGATCGGCGCGAAGTTCGCCGCCCCCGACCGTAACGTCGTGGTGGTCTCGGGTGACGGTTCGATCCAGATGAATATCCAGGAGCTCGGCACCGCGGTGCAGTACAACGTCGATATCAAGGTCATCATCCTGAACAACTACTACCTCGGGATGGTGCGGCAGTGGCAGGAGCGGTTTTACGCCGAGCGCTATTCGTATTCGGCGATGTCGGTGCCAAACTTCGTCAAGCTCGCCGACGCTTACGGGGCTAAGGGCTTCCGCATCGAGAAGTCCAAGGACCTCGCGGCGACGATGAAAGAGGCGTTCGCGACGCCGGGCCCGGTGCTGATCGATATTGTGATCCCAAAAGAAGAGCTCGTGATGCCGATGATGCCGCCAGGCGGCGCCATGTCCGAGATGCTCTTCGCGTAG